A portion of the Melanotaenia boesemani isolate fMelBoe1 chromosome 2, fMelBoe1.pri, whole genome shotgun sequence genome contains these proteins:
- the rps11 gene encoding 40S ribosomal protein S11: MADAQTERAYQKQPTIFQNKKRVLAVEGGKEGKEKLPRYHKSVGLGFKTPREAIEGTYIDKKCPFTGNVSIRGRILSGVVTKMKMQRTIVIRRDYLHYIRKYNRFEKRHKNLSVHLSPCFRDVTVGDIVTVGECRPLSKTVRFNVLKVTKAAGAKKQFQKF, translated from the exons ATGGCGGATGCACAA ACCGAGAGGGCTTATCAGAAACAGCCCACCATCTTCCAGAACAAGAAGCGTGTTCTGGCTGTTGAAGGTGGCAAGGAGGGCAAAGAAAAGCTCCCCCGCTATCACAAGAGTGTCGGGCTGGGCTTCAAAACCCCAAGAGAG GCTATTGAAGGCACTTACATTGACAAGAAATGCCCATTCACTGGAAATGTCTCCATCCGTGGCCGTATCCTCTCTG GTGTGGTGACCAAAATGAAGATGCAGAGGACCATCGTGATCCGACGTGACTATCTGCATTACATCCGCAAGTACAACCGTTTTGAGAAGAGGCACAAGAAcctctctgtccatctttccccTTGCTTCAG AGATGTCACGGTTGGAGATATTGTGACTGTAGGAGAGTGCCGACCGCTCAGCAAGACTGTGAGGTTCAATGTCCTCAAAGTAACAAAGGCTGCTGGAGCCAAGAAGCAGTTCCAGAAATTTTAG
- the LOC121656593 gene encoding apoptosis regulator BAX-like — protein sequence MASPPGGGDQGDSRDPILEIAAKLLTDFIYERICRYWGSNTVTRQQLGGEELCDPRLKDISDCLQQIGDELDGNANFQELINTQPLILTSEMFIEVARELFSDGKFNWGRVVALFYFACRLVIKALKRKIHDIIRTIITWTMDYLREHMANWIREQGGWEGIRSYVCTPTWQMLAVFLAGLVTAAFVICKK from the exons ATGGCATCGCCACCGGGTGGAGGAGATCAAG GAGACTCCAGAGATCCGATATTGGAAATAGCAGCAAAATTATTAACAGA TTTTATCTATGAGCGGATCTGTCGATATTGGGGGAGCAATACTGTGACCAGGCAACAGCTGGGTGGAGAAGAGCTGTGTGACCCACGTCTTAAGGACATCAGTGACTGTCTACAACAGATTGGAGATGAACTGGATGGAAATGCAAATTTCCAGGA GTTGATAAACACTCAGCCTCTCATTCTTACAAGTGAGATGTTTATAGAAGTTGCCCGAGAGCTATTTTCTGATGGAAAATTCAATTGGGGCAGGGTGGTTGCTCTCTTCTACTTCGCCTGTCGACTCGTAATCAAA gctctaaaaagaaaaattcatgaCATCATCAGAACCATAATTACGTGGACTATGGACTACCTCAGGGAACACATGGCCAACTGGATAAGGGAGCAAGGTGGCTGG gAGGGTATTCGTTCCTACGTTTGCACTCCCACATGGCAGATGTTGGCGGTATTCCTGGCAGGACTAGTGACCGCTGCGTTTGTCATTTGCAAGAAGTGA
- the LOC121656586 gene encoding apoptosis regulator BAX-like yields the protein MLSRDFTEVPVSQTENKMASPPGGGDQGDSRDPILEIGAVLLKDFIYERVRRHGDSNTVVTRQQLGGGELCDPHLKELAHCLQQIGDELDGNAELQRMINARSLDPTSDMFIKVAREIFSDGKFNWGRVVALFYFACRLVIKALIKNIPDIIRTIITWTMDYLREHVANWIREQGGWEGIRSYFGTPTWQTLAVFLAGVLTAFLVIRKM from the exons ATGTTGTCACGTGATTTTACGGAAGTACCAGTGagccaaacagaaaacaagatggCATCGCCACCGGGTGGAGGAGATCAAG GAGACTCCAGAGATCCGATATTGGAAATAGGAGCTGTATTATTAAAGGA TTTCATCTATGAACGGGTGCGTCGACATGGGGACAGCAATACTGTGGTGACCAGGCAACAGCTGGGTGGGGGAGAGCTGTGTGACCCACATCTTAAGGAGCTTGCTCACTGTCTGCAACAGATTGGAGATGAACTGGATGGAAATGCAGAGCTCCAGAG GATGATAAACGCTCGGTCTCTCGATCCTACGAGTGACATGTTTATAAAAGTTGCCCGTGAGATATTTTCTGATGGAAAATTCAATTGGGGCAGGGTGGTTGCACTCTTCTACTTTGCCTGTCGACTCGTAATCAAA GCTCTTATAAAAAATATACCTGATATCATCAGAACCATAATTACATGGACTATGGACTACCTCAGGGAACATGTGGCCAACTGGATAAGGGAGCAAGGTGGCTGG gAGGGTATTCGTTCCTACTTTGGCACTCCCACATGGCAGACGTTGGCGGTATTCCTGGCAGGAGTGCTCACCGCTTTTCTTGTCATTCGCAAGATGTGA